A window of Verrucomicrobiia bacterium genomic DNA:
GTCGCCGCAGCGCCGCGCGAAGTCCTCGACCTGGATCGCGTCATTGGGCGTTTCCGCGTATTCCTTGAAGGCACGACGGTTGGCGATAAGCGACTCCGTCAGGCGTGCCACCTCTTCGGGAAGCCGGCAGCGTAGGCAGTACGGCCGGTAATACTCCGCCAGCGGAATGTCCGACATCCCGGACGAGTACCGCTCATACAGGGGCAGGCGGGCGTCGTCCCGCGCACGGAGGTCCTCCGCGGTCAGCGGGAGGCGCTTGGTCTTGAGGGCGAGCTTGACCGCCGCCAGATGGTCGGCGTCCAGCAACGCCGCCTCCACCGCCGGATCGATTGTCCGCAGCACGTCCGTCAGCCGCCCCGGCGACACCGCCTCGGCAAGTTTGCGGCGCCCGTCGGCGACCATCCCCTCCAGCGTCCGGAGCTTCTCCCGCTCCAGGCCGCTTCGCAGAGAGCGTCCCTCGGCCATCACCCTGGCGTCGAGGGAAGCCTCGAACCGGGCATAGCCGGGGAACAACCGATCCTCCGCACCTTCGAACTGGGACAGGAAGCCGAATGAATCCGCCAGGTTCCCGCGCTCCTCGTACAGCAGCGCCGTCAGTTCGGGCACCGGCTTCAGCCAGTCGCCGGCCTGACGGAAGGTCCGCTGCAATTCCGTCGGGTCGATCGGCACCCCGTACCGCTGGGCGGCCAGAACCAGGGTCAACGCGGCCCCGCTGCGTTCCTCGTCGGTGGCCGACGCCGGCAACGCCGCATGGGTGAGCCCGCCGAGGCCGTACACCACCCGTCCGCCGGGCATGGCCGACCGACCCTCGCGAAGTTCCCGTTCGATGACGGCCTTGGCGAACCGTGCGACCCGGCGGCGGGCCGCCAGCAGCCGTGCGCGCACTTCATTGGCAAATTCGAATCGTTCCCGCTCCGTCGCCCCGGGGCCCAACATCTCTCCAAACGCCAGAAAGTCGTCGAAATGCAGCACATCCGGGGAGTCATCGCCCCCACGGCGGACTTCCCCGCTCCGGGCACGGCGGAGATGAACAAAGCACCGGATGCGAAGGAGAAACTCGTAGGCGGCGAGGTCGCGCGGGTCCTCAAGGCGCGCATACACGTCGTGGCTCGATTCGAATCCCTTGCCAGCCCAGGTCCAGATCCCCGCCAGGAAGACCCGCAACCCGTCGTTCTTGATGTCAAACCGGTCGAGGCGCTCGGTCTGTCCGGCCGCCTTCTCCCATCGATCCTGCCAGAAGCCGCGCACATGCAGGAAATGCTCGAAGGCATCGTAGGTGGCCCGGATCCGCTCCCGGAACCGCGGGGTCAGACCGGTCGGGTCATGGACGGGCTGAAGATCGAGGAACGAGTTGAGCTGCTTCTCCGCAAGGCGCGGCGCGTCCTCCAATTGAAAGGGCAGGGCCTGCCATCGGAATCCGAATTGCTCCTCGAAGCGCCCTGTGTGGAGCAGTTCGTCCTGCAGGCTGAGCAGAAACCCGTTGCCCTCCAGCGCGTCATCGAACAGTAGCGCGTAGTCCAAGTCGGACGCCGGGGTCACTTCGCGCCGTCCGGTACCCCCCAGCGCGACGACGGCGAATGGCCGGTCATAGCCGAAGGCCCGCTGCCGGTCCGCAGCCCAGGCCGCCACCTGCCGGGAGTGCAGGGCCGTCCGCTCCTCCACCAAACCGCGGCCGTGGTCCAGTTCCGGACCCAGAATTCGCCGGTCGTTCTCCTCCAGCGCGAGACGAAACAGCGCACGCACCCGTGAGGAGTCCGTCCCGTCCGTCATCGTCGTCACTGGCTGGGTGCCTTCCATGCGCGCCACGCCGCCACCGAGACGCTGCCCCGATTCGGACCCACGTGTCCATCACGGGTCCGCGCCCCCGCACGACATCGGAATCGAGTCAACCAAACAGCGTCTGGCGCATTCTCTGCCGCTCGACCAGGGAGCTGGAGCACTCCTTCGGCCTGGCTGAAACCGGGACACCCAGCGGGGACGAGGAAAGGGGGACCGGCGGCTGGGTGTCCACGCTTCAGCGTGCCTGTGCCCGGGAATCGATCCGTCAACAACTCTGCGCCTGCCTTAATCTTTGAATCATCAACGACTCATAACTCCATAGGTTGGCATAATAAGTTTACTTACATTCTTGAGCGCACCTGGGCTCGGGAGTTGAGCCGTCAACAATACTATCCTGTGCACTTGGCCTGTTAACTGCCGAGCGTCAAAAACAAAGCGCCTGGCTGATAGACTAGATCGTCAACAAAGCAGAAAGCTGAGCTCAATGCGTCAGCAACATCGCGTCTGGCGCATAATCGGGGTCGTCAACAAAACTCAACACTCTGCCCTCCAAAATGGGCCGGGCGCTTTTTATTTGCCGCTCCAACGACAAGGCGTGTCGTGCATCCCGGAGGTCTGGGGAGAGCTGCGAACATCGCGAAGCGTCGTCTCGGAGGGCCGAGTTCCACGAGGCCGCAGCGGAGGGGTGCCGTGGATTGAGGACTCGCGGAGTTCTTCCCTCCGATGCGCTGTCTCCTCACCCACAACCCCGGGATGCACCGCAAGGCGTGGGCCCCGGGGATCGGGGATCGCCCGGCACAGGGAGAGTGTCTAAAATGGGCACCCGCCATGACGAGCGACTGCCCCGTTTCCACCACCGATCGGCAGCGGTTCCTCACCACGCGATGGTCGCGGGTGGCACGGGCGTGCGGCACCGGGGAGGGGGCGAGGCTGGCCCTCGGAGAGCTGTGTGAGGCCTATTACGCGCCGGTGGAAGCCTTCCTTCGACGGCACGCGGCGAATCCGGGCGAGGCGCCGGATCTCACCCAGGAGTTCTTTGCCAGGCTGCTGCGGGGTGGCGGGGTCGCCGGTGCGAACCCGGATCGGGGCCGGTTCCGGTCGTACCTGCTGGGGGCGGTGAAGCACTTCCTCCACGATGAACGGGTCCGAAGGCGCGCCGCCAAACGGGGCGGGGACCTGGTTCACGTTCCCTTGGAAGCCGGACCCGATTCTGACACCGACACCGAATCCGGCCTGCAACTTCCGGATCCCACGTCCGTCGCGGCCGGGACCGAATTCGACCGGCGCTGGGCGAATGCACTCCTGGAACGGGCCCTCGACCGGCTCGAGCGCGAGATGCGCGCCGAGGGGCGGAGCGCCCAGTTCGAGGGGCTGAAGCCCTATCTGTCAGGACCCGAACCGCCGCCGCCCCAGGCCGAGCTGGCACCGCGGCTGGGGCTCGGCGTGGTGGCATTGAAGGTGGCCATTCACCGCCTACGGCGGCGGTTCCGGGACGCGGTCAAGGCGGAGATCGCCGAGACCCTGGCGGACCCGGCCCAGGTCGAGGAGGAATTGCGTCATCTGGTCCGTACCCTGAGTTCATGAGAACGCCGGTAACCTGCAGCCGGAATTTCATCAGGTAGGGGTATATGGACACGACGCCCTCAACACCCCCCACCGCCGTCTGCCCCACCTGCGGCGCCCTCATTCCGGCCGATGCCCCGCGCGGGATGTGTCCCAATTGCCTGCTTGCCGGGGCCGCGGTTCCCACCGAACCCGCAACCGGCATCGGCGGTACGCGTCCCGCGGTGCCGTCCCTCGCACGGGTGGCCGCCGCATTCCCCCATCTGCAGATTGAAGGCTTGATCGGGTTGGGCGGCATGGGAGCGGTGTTCAAGGCGCGGCAACCCCATCTCGACCGTTGGGTGGCCCTCAAGATCCTGCCCGAATCCCTGGCTGTCCGTCCCGAGTTCGTCGAGCGCTTCCACCGGGAAGCCCGGCTCCTGGCGCGCCTCAACCATCCCAGCATCGTGACCCTCCACGACTTCGGGGTGACGGGCGGACTCTGCTTCCTGCTGATGGAGTACGTGGACGGCGTCAATCTCCGCCAGGCCATGCGGGCCGGCCGGTTCACTCCGGTGGAAGCGCTGGCCCTGGTTCCCCGGATCTGCGAGGCGCTCCAATTCGCCCACGACGAGGGCGTCCTGCACCGCGACATCAAGCCGGAGAACATCCTCCTCGACCGCCGCGGCCGCGTGAAGATCGCCGACTTCGGCATCGCCCGGCTTCAGGGCGGGCCGGGGGAGGAACCCATCCTCACGTCCAGCGGATCGAGTCTCGGCACCCCGGCCTACATGGCTCCGGAACAGATCGAGAACCCGGCCTCGGTCGATCACCGTGCCGACATCTACTCCCTCGGCGTGGTTCTCTACGAATTGCTGACCGGCGAACTGCCTCTGGGCCGATTCGTGCCGCCATCGGCCCGGACGCCCCTCGATCAGCGGGTCGATGCCATCGTCCTGCGCGCCCTCGCCAAGGAACGCGAAGCCCGCCAGCAGAGCGCCACGCAGTTCGCGACCGAAGTCGAGCGGGTTTCAGGCCGCCCTCCCAGCCCACCGCCCCCGGTGCCGCCGATTGCCCGTGCCGCGCCTGCCCCTGCCTCACCCGCACCGCTTCGACCGGCCCGGGAAACCCCGGCGCGGGGCGCGACTCTGTCGGCCGTGTTAAGCCTCAGCAGCGCGATCCTGGCGTTGGGGTTCCTGCTGGTCTTCGGTCTCAATGGCGTCGCGAGGTCGCATCTCCGGACGTCGGTTCAGATGGACCCCGTGACGTTGGGAGTCGATCGCGGTCGTCCCAGCGTGGGGTTTGGATTTGGAACGCGGAGCACCGACGAGGGATCCCACTCGATGAAGCCGCGCTGGGCCCTGTTCCTGGGTCTGATTCCCGGCCTGATCCTCGCCGTTCCCGGCCTCATCGGAACCCTGGTCGGCATGGGGGCCCTCGGGGAATTGCGCGAGGCCCGGGGCGGGCGACGTGGCATGACCCGGGCGCTGCTCGGGACCATGACCTGGCCATGCCTGGTGGTGGGAGGCGGGTTGGCCATGATCCTCACGGCCGCAGCACCGTCCCGTCCCTCCCGCTGGATCCTGGCCGAGGGCGGGAACTGGACCTTCCGTGTAGAGTTCTGGTGGATCCCCGTTGCCGTGGTCGCGGGAACCCTGATCGGAATGGCGATGACCTATGGGGCCTGGCGCTGGGCTTGCGGTGGCTCACGTCGGACGGGCTGGCCGGTGGTGTTGGCAACGTCGGGGATCCTTCTCCTGCCACCCTGCCTGGTGACGGCCGGAATCGGTCAGGCCATCGCTCTCCGCAAGGAACTGCTGGCTGCATCGGGCCCCCCGCCGCATCGCCACGCCACGGAAGGGCTGCAGGCCACGGCCCAGATCCGCCGGATCCCGGCAGGGCCGATCGAGGCCCGGTTCACGGCCTGGTCGAACGGTATTCCCATCGATTTGCCCGATCTCACCTTCTCGATCATCCCCGATCCGGGCAGCGCCCATGCCTGGCGCCAGTTCCACCTGCGCCCCTCCACCAACGGCGCCTGGACCCTCTGGGCCACCGGTCACATGCGCGAACCCCTCGGCCGCCAGCCGGCCCGGGTCTTTCTCGGATCCGGTCGCAACCTGATCTCCGCCCCGCACGGACAGATCGAAGTGGGACCGGACGAACCCCGGCGCTGGTGGCCATTCCTCCCACCCGACGACTTCCCGCGCGGCCTCGATCCCGAGGCACGGGCGGACTGGGGCATCAGCGTGGATTTCGTCGCCGGGGAACGTTGACGGAGACCTGGAACCCCGGTCGCCCGGGAACCGGGATCCCCGCTGGCAAACGCCCCAGCCCCAGACACGTCCCCGGCTTCGCATGCCAGGGTCCCGCCCATCGTGTCCCGCCGCTCACTCCACCAGTTCCACCACGTACAGCGACGGGTTCACGGCGAGACCTGCCTCGAGATCCACATGGACCACCGCGTCGCCGGTCGCCACCACGGTCGCCACCACGGTGGATTCCGGAGACGTCACCGACGTCCGGCGCAGGATCCGGTAGGTCCGGCTCGGCACCGAGGCGAAGCGGATCTCCGGCACCGCCCGGATCCCGACCGCGAAACCGGACAACGGATCCAGGGGATCGGTGTCGGCCACGAACTCCTGGAGATTCGTCGAGCCGTCGCCGTCCGGATCGGCATCCACCGCGGCCCGCGGATCCGTCCGGTAGCCCTCGCCGAAGTAGCGAATGCGCCAGTCGGCCGGAATGCCGTCGTTGTCGAAGGCGTACACCCGCTCGAACACGGCGGTGATCACCTCGCTTACGGGAAAACTCTGCAGGAACGCCCTCGCGCGGAAGGTGGTGGCGGCGGTGATGGATACCGGCGCGCCGTACTCCGCCGACTGCAACGTCGGTTCGGTCCCGTTGGTCGTGTACCGCAGCGACACCCCGGCGAGCCGCGTCACCACGGAGACCTCCAGCCGGTTGGTGAACAGACCGCCGTTGGGCACGAAGCGGAGCCCCGGATCCGCCGTGTAAACCGCGGACACAATGTCACTCGCGGGAAACCCGTTGAGAAAAAGCCGCGCCCTCACCGTGGTCGTGGCATGCAGGGTGAACGGGGCCGCGTAGAGGTTGGAGTCGAGAACGGGTTCCGAGCCGTCGATCGAGTAGCGGATCTCGGCACCCGGAACCCCGGCGGTCAGGGTGACCCGGACGGAATTGGTGAACGAACCGCCCGCCGGCGTGAACCCGATCGGTGCCAGGGGACCTTCGGCTACTTCGAGGACCCGGTTCAGCGCCACCTGGTGGAGTTCCTGCACGATCCCCGAGGGCCATTCGATCCGGACCGTGTCGGCGATCGCGGCATCGCCCATGCCAAAATGGGCCGCCAGTTCATGGGTGCCCACGCTGTCGAAGCCGCCCACCTGACGCATCTGCCGCAACGTGCGCCCCCCGATCGTGGCCTCGACCCGGACCACCGCCCCGATCCCAAGGCGATTCGACTCCACCCCCCTGAGCTGCACCCGCAACCAGCCGTTGGTCGGCGAGGAGGTGTTGCGGTAGAGGGAGGGGGCGCCGTCGGAAGCTTCCCAGTTCGAGAAAAGCACATCGAGCAGTCCGTCGCCATCGTAGTCGCCGATCGCCACCCCATTTGCCCGGTTCGGAAGCAATGCGCTTACGGCAGCGGGGAGAGGACTGAACTGCCCGTTCCCGAGCGATCGGTACAGCCGTTGCCCACCGGAGCGCCTGCTCACCAGCAGATCCAGCCAACCGTCATTGTCAAAGTCTGCCCAGACCGCCCCGGCCGAATCAGCACCGGCCCCTGTGACCGGCTGATTGCTGATCAGTGTAAACCCAGCCGGCCCGTCATTGCGAAAGAGCAGGTTCTCGGTTCCGACAATGTACAGATCGAGATCGCCATCGTTGTCGTAGTCCCCCCAGGCCACCGTCGCCACGCCTGCGGGGGAGTCGGGTCCGGCGATGGGGGGCACCAACACTCGATCGAACCGTCCGCTCCCCAGATTGCGAAAGAGGGAACTGACCTGGGTCCACGCATGTCCCACATAGATATCCGGATTCCCGTCGCCATCGTAGTCCCCGATTGCCGCACCATGGGAGTACATCGCTTCCGTCACCACGGGAACATCGTCAACCCACACCAGGGTGCCGTTGCCCGAATTGCGATACAGGTAATCACCCTGGGGCGCGGCCCCGCCGCCGTTGACCACAAAAAGATCCAGCCATCCGTCCCGATCGTAGTCGAAGGCAATCGCACTCATGCCCACCTGGCCGGCCTGCTCGGTCGCTCCCGAGACGACCTCGAAGGTTCCTGAACCCAGATTTCGGTAATAACGATCGGGCGTTGCACCAGCGGCTGCCACGAACAGATCCAGGCGTCCATCGTTATCCCAATCCCCCCATGCCACGCCGCTCCGCGAGGCGATATCGGTGGCAACGGGCCCTGTGGTCTCCCGTTGAAATCCCTCGGACCGGTTCCGAATGAGAATTCCACTGCCCACATCGACCGCAGCCATGTAGAGGTCCGGGCGCCCGTCGCCATCGTAATCTCCCCACGCAGCGGTGAGGACCGACCGCGATACGGAGTCGATCGCCGGAGCATTGACCTTCTGCCACTGAATCTGTCCGTGCGCAGCGAGCCCTCCCGGAAGCAGCAAAGCAGCGAGGAGAAGGGCCGGGCACGGCCCATATGGGTGACGCAACCGGGTGGCATGCAAACTCGATGCGGACCGTAGCGGCTTACGAAGGGGCGCCTTCATGGCAGGGGGGGGGGTTCTAACTTGCGAATGTAATCGGCTCGATGGTGCTGACTATCAGGCGGCCCGGATCGTGGCAAGCGACAATTGGCCACTGCATCGTCGCACGGCGGGGGGAGAACCTCGGAGGAGAGTCTTGCATTCGGGTGCCAGGTTCCTAGCGTCGTTGTCCCCCGCGCGATGCGCGAGACGGACCGGGCGGATTGCCGAAGACCTGACACCATCAAAGACCGCTGATCCCATGGGTTTAGACACCGAAACGGCCCGCTTCCTCCTGTCCAGCCGGAGGGATGGAGCGTCGTTCCGGCGCTGCGTCACTTTGGGGCGGCAGAACTACTTTCTCGGCAATCGGGAGGCAGAAGTCCTGCTGCGGGAGAACGGGATCGACCCGGCGCAGTTTCCCAAGCTTTTCGCGCAGCAGTATTCGCGGTACCGATACTCCGAAGACTTCTGGGAGGTCCTTGGCACCGAGGAGCTGGTGATGCTGGACGCCTCGAGTTACGAAGGCGCCACGTGGGTACACGACTTGAACCGGCCCATCCCGGATGACTGGCACCGGCGCTTTGATGCGGTGTGCGATCTTGGGACGCTTGAGCATGTGTTCCACCTCCCGGTGGCGCTGAAGAACTGCATGGAAATGGTGGATCTGGGCGGGCACCTGTTCCTGATGACACCCGCCAACAACTTTTTGGGCCACGGCTTCTACCAGTTCAGTCCCGAGCTGTTTCATCGCGTGCTGTGCGAAGCCAACGGGTATTGTGTCGAACGCATGGTGGCCGTGGAATACGGACCCCGCCGGCGCTGGTACGAGGTCGCCGACCCGGCCCGGATCCGCGCACGGGTCGCCCTGATCAACACGTATCCGGTGATGCTCTTCGTCCGGGCCCGCCGCACCGCCATGACCGCGGTCCTGCGGGACGACCCGCAACAGAGCGACTGCAGTGCTCAGTGGTCGAATCAGGCAACTCCAGCCCAGAGCGGGGAAGTGGACCGACTGGCCTCGGCCAGGCTGGACCGGATCAAGCGCCTGTTGCTCGAGCGCTTTCCCCGATTGGCGCGGGCGCTTGAGGGATTTCGCTATTCGACATGGAATCCGGAGTGGACCTTCCGCAACCGGCGATCGTTCACGCCGGTGCCGCGCCAGCGGCGTTGACCGGTTGCCCGGCGTGGTCCGCCCCACGGGGCGGCCATTCACACCTTGGATTGGACTTCAGGTGGAGGATTTGCCAGCGGCGGACACCTCGCGGAGCGGGTCCCGAAACCGGCCTGTGGAAGCCCATCCGAGGATGCCAAACGCGGCGGACAGCGCCGCGAGCGATGTCCAAAGCGTCCTGGCAGGGGGTTCAAAGCGGAACTCCACCTCATGAGCACCTGGGCTGAGATAGACACCCCTCATTACGTAATTGGCCCGGAGCATGGGTTCATCCCTTCCATCCACCTTCACCTGCCATCCCGGGGCGAAGCGGTCATTGACGAGAAGCACACTCGGCGTTCTGGCCTCCGTCCGAATCACAAAGCGGGTCGGTCCGTACTCGATGTAGTCTGCCGTACCAGCCGGCTGGTGAGAGGTTTCAACCGAGGGTTTCGGGATGGCCTGCGCCACGAGGACCTCGGCCCGGGGATCGAACTCCGGGGACGCCAGGAGCCGCAGCGCATCCTCGTCGGAAATGCCTTCCCGCCATTGGTCGAACAGCATGGCTCGGGGAAGGACGCCCGAGAATTCAATCAGTGCAAACGGCCCCTCGCGATTGGTGCTGAGCTGAATCAACCCGTCCGGAGTCTGCCCCAAAGTGAATGCCGTGTGGACACGGAATCGCCGCCGCTCGGGATCCAGCTGCTGGTTCATCGCCTCCACAAGAGGCGCGAGCGCCAGGAGGTAGCGCGTATTGGTCAGTTCCCATTCCCGAAGGGGATTGGCACGAAGAGCGCCCGCGTAGGCCATATAGTCGGCTGGTGGACGCGGCATCTGGACCACTTCCAGCGCCTGGATGTCATAATAGGGCAACTGATGTTGAAGCCATTCCCCGCCATAGACGCTTCCGAGGGTTCGCAGCAGCTGCCCGGCCTCTCCCGGCATGGCGAACGGCATGCGCCCGCTGACCCGGCCGAGATGGGGCTCCGCGCGGAGGGTGTCGAAGACGGGGTTCGTGGCCAGGCGATCCTTCCAGTTATAGTGGATGATCCAGGGGGTATTGGCCCGAGCCAGATCCAGGACCAGGAAAAGCCCCAATGCGATCGTGGCAGCACGGGCGCGGTCACCGGATAACCAGCGCGTCAGCATGGCGGTCATCAGCAACACACAGACTGCCAGCACCATCACGAAGGTGCCGGCCTCGCCACGAGCAAAGCGCGCGACGGCTTCGGCGTCCGGTCCGCGAAATCCCACTTCAGCCAGGTGTCTCAGATGCGCCAGGCTCCCATGGGTCGATCCCAGCATCAGCCAGCCCATGATCGCCGCGGCGAGCGCCAGCCCCGAGAAATACATCCAACCCCGTTCCCATGACGCGGCCTTGGGCCACCACTCACGAAAGGAACTCACCAGACCGCCTCGCCCTATCGGCGAACGTGCAACCCAGCCCCGCCACAGCCCCTGCAATCCGTACGCAAAAAGGATGACCAGGGCGATGTTGAAGGGATGCAGGAACTTCATCGGAATACGGATCGTGTTCAGGTACGGGATCGCATAGACGATCCGGTAGAACGGTGCGAAACGCCCGTAGGCGAACAGCAGGGAGACAATCGCCGCCACTCCCCAAAACCAGATCCAGCGCCGCTCGACCGGCGTAAAGATGTCGGAATTCCGACGCAGACTCAGGACCACTCCGAACATCGCGACCCAGACCACCAGCACGCCGGCGTAGTGACCCGCTCCGGAATGTCGCAATTGAGCCGGTGGCGCGTCCGCGGGGTCCCGACGATCCGACGCCCAGTAATCGTCCCAGGCGATATCCATGCCGACCTTGCCCCAGTACTCACCACCGCCAGGCGTGTCCATGCGGTATCCGAAGAGACCCGGAATGACAGCGCGCAGTGTCTCCTTCGGAGGAAGACTCCATTGGGTGATATAACCCCACCGGGCCTCCCGACTTTCGGTATCCTGGGTCATGCCGACCGTCCCTGTGATTCCAGTCTGGATCAGACCCAGCATCACATGGATGGCCACCACGCCGGCCGCCAGGGCCATCACCGCCGTGCGAACGAGTCCGGCTCCCAATCGCGCCAGGGCAGGGGCTGATCCCCGTTCGTTCCACGCTTGAAACACGGCAAATGCTGCGACATACAGGCTGAGAATGGCGCCATTGTCGAAGCCCTCCATGACCGCGTGCCCCAGCGCCGCGCCAGCGAGAGTTCCTCGGACCCAGAACGGTCTCGTCTTCCACTGCAACGCCGCGAGGGCCAGGAAGGCCGAGGCCACACAGACAGTCAGGGTGGGGAGCCCCCAGCACCCGTAGCTGAAGAAATCGGAGTTCAAGGCGCCCGCCAGCCCTGCCAGAAGCGCGATCTCGGAACGAAGACCGGAGGCGCGGCAGAACAATCCGACACTGACACCAAGCAACAGACTTGCCAGGGCTGGGGCGAAGTTGATGTAGCCGTGCGGCCCGAGCAGCCAGAGCCAGAGGAAATTCCAGGTCAAAGGGCGGCTGACACCATCGAAGCCCAGCCAGTTCAGGTCGAGCCAGACCCTCCTCCACCCCTCGGGCATGGCGTTCATCTCGGAGGCCACCAGTCCCAGCGGCCCGTCATTCGCGAACAGCGCCATGCCGGGGCGGAAGCTGTCGCGGAAAAGGAAGCCGAGGACGACGATCAACACGAGGACCAGCGGCAGGAACCCGGTGCCGCGCATCGACCAGGCCGGCGCGGACTTGTCCTCGGTCGCGGGACGTGAAGCAGGACGGCGCATGAGTGGGGGACCATGCCCAGCCGATCCCAAACCGACAAGCGCGGTGCCGGAAGCGACCGCCCCGCGGGTGCATCCCGCAGTGGTGGGGAGAGGTGCTTCGGAGGGCCGATTTCCACGAGGCCGCATGGGAGTGGTGCGATGGGCTTGAGGACTCCCGGATCTGATCCCTCCCAAGTGAAGATGGGCTCCCGCTCCGCGCTCAGGCCGACGCGTTACATGCCGGCGATGGCCAGGCCTTGGAGGATGCGCTGTGCGATCTCACGCCGCCTGGCAGGACACCAGAACACACGGATGGTCTCCGAAAACCTCGGCGGTATGGATGTCCCAGGCCTTCAATCGACCTCCTTGAAGCGCTGGGCTCCGATCAGCCGGCGGATCTGCTCATGATCGTCGTCTTCCTGCCGGTACAGCGCCCGGGCGGTCCTTGCGGGCCAGGGATCGACGGTGGTCAGCCTGCCGGCGGAACGCTTCAAGGCCTCCACGACCTTCGGAAGTCCGAAGGCGAGAGCCTGGCGCATCAGTTCGGCGCGGCTCAGACCGGTCTCTTCAGCGGCCTTGGCAACGTCCCGCGCCAGGTGCTCATCGAGTGGAAGGGGATACACGGCGTTGCCCATATAGGGATCCTATATTCCCCGTCCCCGGGGTCAATCGGATCGGGATGCAGCGAAGCAGGCGTTTCGGACGCCAGCCGGCTTTCCAGCGTCGGGCCGGGGACGTAGGCTTTCCAACGATGTCGCTGGAGTATCCGTCCGCCGGCCTGTCGTCATGAACCGTATCCGCCTTCTCTCCGAACAGGTGGCGAACCAGATCGCGGCGGGGGAGGTGGTGGAGCGTCCTGCCAGCGTGGTGAAGGAGCTGGTCGAGAACAGCCTGGATGCCGGAGCCACGCGGATTGCCGTGGAAATTGCGGCGGCCGGGCGCGGGCTGATCCGGGTGACGGATGACGGCTCGGGAATGAGCCGGGACGATGCGCTGCTGTGCCTCGAACGGCATGCCACGAGCAAGATCACGGCGGCGGACGACCTGATCCGGGTGACCACGATGGGGTTTCGGGGCGAGGCCATCCCGAGCATTGCCAGCGTCTCGCGGTTTTCGCTGACGACGCGCGAGCGGGACGTGGGGGACGGCACGGCGCCGGGCACGCAGATCGTGATCCACGGCGGCAAGATTCTTGAAGTCCGGGAGTCGGGTGGGGCACCGGGCACGGTCATTGAAGTGCGGGGGCTGTTCTTCAATATGCCGGCCCGCCGGAAGTTCCTGCGAAGCGACGAGACGGAACGGGCCCACATCCAGCATTGGCTGACGACCGCCGCTCTGGCGCATCCGCATGTGGCGTTCAGTCTGTCGGTCGAAGGGCGCACCGTCTGGCACCTTCCGGCAGAGGCGGCGCGTGAGACGCCCGCGGACGTCCACCGCAGTCTTCGGGAACGCCTGCGCCTGCTGGTGGGCGACGGACTCGAGTGGGTGGCCGTCGATGCCGAAGGGGAACTCGGTGCGGCCCGCGTCGCTCCCGAACGGCCCGAAGCTCCGCCCGAAACCTCGCCGCCGTCCCCCGTTCGGATCTGGGGCTGGATCGGCGCGCCCGGGGTTTCGCGGGCGACGCGGGACGATCAGCATCTTTTCGTGAACCGGCGCCCGGTCG
This region includes:
- a CDS encoding ribbon-helix-helix protein, CopG family gives rise to the protein MGNAVYPLPLDEHLARDVAKAAEETGLSRAELMRQALAFGLPKVVEALKRSAGRLTTVDPWPARTARALYRQEDDDHEQIRRLIGAQRFKEVD
- a CDS encoding sigma-70 family RNA polymerase sigma factor is translated as MTSDCPVSTTDRQRFLTTRWSRVARACGTGEGARLALGELCEAYYAPVEAFLRRHAANPGEAPDLTQEFFARLLRGGGVAGANPDRGRFRSYLLGAVKHFLHDERVRRRAAKRGGDLVHVPLEAGPDSDTDTESGLQLPDPTSVAAGTEFDRRWANALLERALDRLEREMRAEGRSAQFEGLKPYLSGPEPPPPQAELAPRLGLGVVALKVAIHRLRRRFRDAVKAEIAETLADPAQVEEELRHLVRTLSS
- a CDS encoding VCBS repeat-containing protein, with protein sequence MKAPLRKPLRSASSLHATRLRHPYGPCPALLLAALLLPGGLAAHGQIQWQKVNAPAIDSVSRSVLTAAWGDYDGDGRPDLYMAAVDVGSGILIRNRSEGFQRETTGPVATDIASRSGVAWGDWDNDGRLDLFVAAAGATPDRYYRNLGSGTFEVVSGATEQAGQVGMSAIAFDYDRDGWLDLFVVNGGGAAPQGDYLYRNSGNGTLVWVDDVPVVTEAMYSHGAAIGDYDGDGNPDIYVGHAWTQVSSLFRNLGSGRFDRVLVPPIAGPDSPAGVATVAWGDYDNDGDLDLYIVGTENLLFRNDGPAGFTLISNQPVTGAGADSAGAVWADFDNDGWLDLLVSRRSGGQRLYRSLGNGQFSPLPAAVSALLPNRANGVAIGDYDGDGLLDVLFSNWEASDGAPSLYRNTSSPTNGWLRVQLRGVESNRLGIGAVVRVEATIGGRTLRQMRQVGGFDSVGTHELAAHFGMGDAAIADTVRIEWPSGIVQELHQVALNRVLEVAEGPLAPIGFTPAGGSFTNSVRVTLTAGVPGAEIRYSIDGSEPVLDSNLYAAPFTLHATTTVRARLFLNGFPASDIVSAVYTADPGLRFVPNGGLFTNRLEVSVVTRLAGVSLRYTTNGTEPTLQSAEYGAPVSITAATTFRARAFLQSFPVSEVITAVFERVYAFDNDGIPADWRIRYFGEGYRTDPRAAVDADPDGDGSTNLQEFVADTDPLDPLSGFAVGIRAVPEIRFASVPSRTYRILRRTSVTSPESTVVATVVATGDAVVHVDLEAGLAVNPSLYVVELVE
- a CDS encoding protein kinase; amino-acid sequence: MDTTPSTPPTAVCPTCGALIPADAPRGMCPNCLLAGAAVPTEPATGIGGTRPAVPSLARVAAAFPHLQIEGLIGLGGMGAVFKARQPHLDRWVALKILPESLAVRPEFVERFHREARLLARLNHPSIVTLHDFGVTGGLCFLLMEYVDGVNLRQAMRAGRFTPVEALALVPRICEALQFAHDEGVLHRDIKPENILLDRRGRVKIADFGIARLQGGPGEEPILTSSGSSLGTPAYMAPEQIENPASVDHRADIYSLGVVLYELLTGELPLGRFVPPSARTPLDQRVDAIVLRALAKEREARQQSATQFATEVERVSGRPPSPPPPVPPIARAAPAPASPAPLRPARETPARGATLSAVLSLSSAILALGFLLVFGLNGVARSHLRTSVQMDPVTLGVDRGRPSVGFGFGTRSTDEGSHSMKPRWALFLGLIPGLILAVPGLIGTLVGMGALGELREARGGRRGMTRALLGTMTWPCLVVGGGLAMILTAAAPSRPSRWILAEGGNWTFRVEFWWIPVAVVAGTLIGMAMTYGAWRWACGGSRRTGWPVVLATSGILLLPPCLVTAGIGQAIALRKELLAASGPPPHRHATEGLQATAQIRRIPAGPIEARFTAWSNGIPIDLPDLTFSIIPDPGSAHAWRQFHLRPSTNGAWTLWATGHMREPLGRQPARVFLGSGRNLISAPHGQIEVGPDEPRRWWPFLPPDDFPRGLDPEARADWGISVDFVAGER